The following proteins come from a genomic window of Malus sylvestris chromosome 4, drMalSylv7.2, whole genome shotgun sequence:
- the LOC126619502 gene encoding uncharacterized protein LOC126619502 isoform X1 codes for METNGSNSNSQENQPLDASNIASRGKLNEKEVFVNNAEIAWHEKRREWIGNQSQKSRRAPKEPIMSWTTTYEDLLLSTEPFQEPIPLAEMVDFLVDIWQEEGLYD; via the exons ATGGAAACTAATGGTAGCAATTCTAATTCTCAAGAAAATCAACCTTTAGATGCTTCAAATATTGCTAGTAGAGGGAAGCTTAATGAGAAAGAAGTCTTTGTTAATAATG CTGAGATAGCTTGGcatgagaaaagaagagaatggATCGGCAATCAGTCTCAGAAATCGCGAAGAGCACCAAAAGAACCAATTATGAG CTGGACAACAACGTATGAGGATCTTCTTTTATCTACTGAACCTTTTCAGGAGCCAATACCTTTAGCT GAAATGGTGGATTTTTTAGTTGATATCTGGCAAGAAGAAGGCCTCTATGACTAA
- the LOC126619502 gene encoding uncharacterized protein LOC126619502 isoform X2 has protein sequence METNGSNSNSQENQPLDASNIASRGKLNEKEVFVNNAEIAWHEKRREWIGNQSQKSRRAPKEPIMRAFAPSGTSRKIQMIIMEL, from the exons ATGGAAACTAATGGTAGCAATTCTAATTCTCAAGAAAATCAACCTTTAGATGCTTCAAATATTGCTAGTAGAGGGAAGCTTAATGAGAAAGAAGTCTTTGTTAATAATG CTGAGATAGCTTGGcatgagaaaagaagagaatggATCGGCAATCAGTCTCAGAAATCGCGAAGAGCACCAAAAGAACCAATTATGAG AGCTTTTGCTCCTTCGGGGACATCCAGAAAAATTCAGATGATCATTATGGAGCTTTGA